The sequence below is a genomic window from Serratia nevei.
GCAGGAACCGAGCGGCGATCTCGGCATTCATCGGCAAACGCTGCGCGAAATCCTGCTCACCGGTCTGCAAGACCGGGTGCGCTTCGGCTATACCCTGTGTGAATTTGCACAAACGCCGCAGGGCGTGGAGCTTCAGTTCGCCAACGGCGAACAAGCGCGGGTCGATGTGCTGATCGCCGCCGACGGCGTCAACTCGCTGGTGCGGCGGCGCTGCCTGCCCGAGGCGGGGCCCGAAGACAGCGGCGCGGTCACCCTCTACGGCAAAACGCCGCTCGATGCGGCGACCCGTGCCCAATTGGCCCCCGAATTGCTGCGCGGCGTGTCGGTCGTCTTCGCCGACGGCTTGTCGCTGGTGATTGAACCGATGCGCTTTCAGGCGCCCATGGCGCAGCTGGCAGCCGACTATGCGCCGGACTGCCCCCTCACGCCGGTAGACGACTATCTCTATTGGGCCTGTATCGGAACGGCTGAACGACTCGGCGGGCCGGCGCGGGCGGAGGGAAGCGCTGCGCTGCAGGCACGCGTAAGGCATATCTCGCAGGGATGGGCCCCCGCTCTGCAAACGGCGTTAGCGCTGGCGGATCCCCTGTCGCTCAGCGTGCGGGCGGTGCAGGTCACGCAGACGATGCCGGTGTGGCACAGCGAACGTATCGCCTTTCTCGGCGACGCCGTGCACGCCATGAGCCCGGCGGGCGGGCTCGGCGCCAATACCGCGTTGGCGGACGCCGCCAGCCTGGCGATGCATCTGGCGCAGGCCGGCAGCGCCGCGCAGGCGCTCAAGGACTATGGTGCAGATCTGCAAACGCGGGGCGCGGCGGCGATACGCCTTTCACGCCTGGCGTCCGAACGGTTGCAGCAAAACCGTGACGCCGGCGACTCAGCATCATGACCGTCACTCGATAATTTCCACCACCTCCAGCCAGGCGTTTTTACCGCACGCCTGGCCCCCATTCAGCCAGCGGCGCAGCATATCCAGCGCCAGCATCGCCACCGACTCCTGCCGCAGCCGCAGGCCGTGGCGCAACGCCCGATAACGCACGGTCTGGCCAATGCCGCCGCGCGGCGTATGCAGCGCAATGCTCACCTGCTCGTCGCGCATGGCGCTGACCGCCAACGCCAACGGCGCACCGGTCAATTCCGCCAGCGAGCGGGCGCGCGCCAGCGTCGTTTCCAGCGTTTCGATGCAGTGCGCCGGCAGCAGCTCGCCCCCCGCCAGCGGCGCCCCTTCGCTCTGCAGCTGCAGATTGATCAACCCGGCGCTGAACTGCTCGCTCAACGCCAGCTTCAGCCCTTGCTGATTCAGACGCTGCGTCAGCGTCGCCGGTAACCCGGCGGTGCCTTCAAAGATGCAGTTGTCCCCCGCCACCTCGCGCACGCGCCGCCAGGCCTGCTCCATCTCCGCACGCCGGCTTTCAGGCCCGGTCAGCTTCAGCTCGATAATCGGGCTGGATGAGCGGTAACCCAGCACCACTTCCGGCGGCAACGGCATGCCATCCAGCTCGGCGGCCAGATCGCTCTCGGAGGTGCCGAAGGTGGTCAGGCGCAGGCACAGCGGCGGCGCTGGCAAGGTGAAGCGCTGGCGCAGGCGCGGCACGATCTGCTGTTCGACCATCACTTTGAATTCCGACGGCACGCCGGGGGTGAAGAACATCTGACATTGGTTCAGCTGCAGCGCAAACCCACAGGCGGTGCCTACCGGGTTATCCAGCATTTCCGCGTTGGCCGGGATCTGCGCCTGCTTGCGGTTGGAAGGGGCCATCGGCCGCCCGCGCTCGGCGAAATAGGCTTCCATGCGCGCCAGCCAGTCGGCCCGTTCGACCAGCTCTACGCCACAGGCTTTCGCGGCGGCCAGCGCGCTGAGATCGTCGCTGGTCGGCCCCAGGCCGCCGTTGACGATCAGCACATCGGCGATATGGCTTCGTTCCTGCAGGATCTCGATCAACGCAGAGAGGCTGTCCCCGACCGTTTCACGCCCGCTCATCGGCACCCCCTGCTGGAACAGGTAGTCCGCCAGCCAGGCGGCGTTGGTATCAATAATTTGCCCGTGCAGCACCTCATCGCCGGTGCTGAGCATCTCCACCCTTAACATTGATCTCTCCCACATTTTTTGGTCATTCCACTATAGAAGCCCGTAAATAACTTTTCACTAGCCGCCTGCGGATAATTTCAGCCATGGGCCCATTCCTCATGCGCCATGCAGCCCGCCGCAATGTAAACATTACTGTACATCATGCGTAACGCCGGTTTGACACAAATTAGGGCTTCCACTATCCTGCCATCCTCATAAATCGTTACCTATAATTTTCAAAATCTTTCGGCTGGTAGAGAAAAAACGTGAAGAATCGCACTCTTGGCAGTGTTTTTATCGTGGCGGGCACCACCATTGGCGCCGGGATGCTGGCGATGCCGCTGGCGGCAGCCGGCGTCGGCTTCGGCGTCACGCTGGCCTTACTGGTCGGGCTGTGGCTGTTGATGTGTTACACCGCGCTGCTGCTGGTGGAGGTTTACCAGCATGAGCAAGCGGATACCGGTCTGGGCACGCTCGCCAAACGTTATCTCGGCGGCGGCGGCCAGTGGCTGACCAGCTTTAGCATGATGTTCCTGATGTACGCCCTCACCGCCGCCTATATCAGCGGCGCCGGCGAATTGCTCGCCACCAGCATCAGCCAATGGACGTCGCAGGACTTCCCGGTGTCGCTCGGCGTGCTGCTGTTCACCCTGGTGGCCGGCGGCGTGGTGTGCATCGGCACCCACTCGGTCGACTTGTTCAACCGCATCCTGTTCAGTGCCAAAGTGGTGTTTCTGGTGGTGATGCTCGGCCTGATGTTGCCGAATATCCACCAGACCAATCTGATGACGCTGCCGCTGGAGCAAGGCCTGGCGCTGTCGGCCATTCCGGTTATCTTCACCTCCTTCGGCTTCCACGGCAGCGTGCCGAGCATCGTCAACTACATGGGCGGCAACATTCGCAAACTGCGTTGGGTGTTTATCATCGGCAGCGCGATCCCGCTGATCGCCTATATCTTCTGGCAGCTGGCGACGCTGGGCAGCATCAGCTCCGACACCTTCGTCGGCATTCTGGCGCAGCAGGCCGGGCTGAACGGCCTGTTGCAGGCGGTGCGCGATGCGGTGGCTTCGCCGCACGTTGAACTGGCGGTGCACCTGTTCGCCGATCTGGCGCTGGCGACCTCGTTCCTCGGCGTGGCGCTCGGGCTGTTCGACTTCCTGGCCGACCTGTTCAAGCGGCAAGACAACGTGCGTGGCCGCCTGCAAACCGGCGCCATCACCTTCCTGCCGCCGCTGGCCTTTGCGCTGTTCTACCCGCGCGGCTTCGTGCTGGCGTTGGGATTCGCCGCCATTGCCCTGTCGGTGCTGGCGCTGCTGTTGCCTTCACTGCTGGTGTGGAAAACGCGCCAAAAACATCAGGCGCAGTATCGCGTCTGGGGCGGTACGCCGGCGCTGGCGTTGGTGTTTGTCTGCGGGGTGACGGTAATCGCCATTCAACTGGGCATCGCCAGCGGCATGCTGCCGGCGGTGGGGTAAGCCAGGCAGAAAAGATAAAGGGGCCTGAAGGCCCCTTTTTCGCAGCGTCAGAAGCTCAGACCCACGCCGACGTAAGGGCCATCGGCCAGCGTATTGTCACGCCGTCCGTCTTTGCCTTCCATTTGCATGTAACGGTAGCCCACGTCCACGCTCAGCGGACGGAACTTCCAGCGCAGGCCGCCGCTGGCTTCGTTATAGGCTTTCACGCCGCTGGTGAAGGATTCAGGCGCAAAGTACCCTTCGCCGTGCAGGCTGAAGTAACGGTTAATCTCCCACTCCAGGCCGCCGCCCAGCGCCACCGCCCCGCCGCTCTTCCCGTCTTTCGGGCTGAGGTACAGCGCTTTGGCACCCACGGTCGCCGTCAACGGCCCCAGCGGCACGCCAAAGTTCAGCCCCAGGCTGCCGACGTTGCCGTCGTGGTCGCTGCGCGCCCAGTTGCCGGTCAGGCCCAGGCCTGAAGAGCCGGTGCTCATGCCGACGCCCAGGTTGGTGTAGTGCTGCCCGGCTTCGCCCGACACGCTGATGGCGTTCGCCGCACCGGTCACAAACAGCAATCCTGCCGCGCACGCGACCCAAGTCTTTTTCATCATCTTTCCCTCTGGTTTGTCATCCGTACCGAATGATCGAATCAACGCATAATAATAACGTCACGAGTCTATACCAAAGCGCAATGAGTATTTAAGGGATAAAAGCGAAAAAATTCTTCAATAATCAAATAAATGTAAATATTTGCAAACAAGATTCTATATTCGTCAAGGCGATGCCAACGATAACCGAGACCTATTTGCCGCCGCTCGCCAATAGGGCTACAACTAGTAGTGGCTTTGACCAAGGTCAGGGGAAGAAGCCCCGCCAAAGGACTATGCTGATGAACGCTTAAACCGCCCGAGTCTTTACTTAACTGCACTACGATAAGGAGCAAGTGATGAGCAAGAAAGGACTGACCACCGCAGCCGGCGCCCCGGTTGTCGATAACAATAACGTGATCACCGCAGGCAAACGCGGCCCGATGCTGTTGCAGGACGTGTGGTTCCTGGAAAAACTGGCCCACTTCGACCGTGAGGTTATCCCCGAGCGCCGCATGCACGCCAAAGGATCCGGCGCCTACGGCACCTTTACCGTTACCCACGACATCACCCGCTATACGCGCGCCAAGATCTTCTCCGAGGTCGGCAAACAGACCGACATGTTTATCCGCTTCTCCACCGTCGCCGGTGAGCGCGGCGCCGCCGACGCCGAGCGCGACATTCGCGGCTTCGCCATGAAGTTCTATACCGAAGAAGGCAACTGGGATTTGGTGGGCAACGATACGCCGGTGTTCTATCTGCGCGATCCGCTGAAGTTCCCCGATCTCAACCACGTGGTGAAACGCGATCCGCATACCAACCTGCGCAACCCCGTCTACAAGTGGGACTTCTTCTCCCACCTGCCGGAATCGCTGCACCAGCTGACCATTGACTTCAGCGATCGCGGCATTCCGAAATCCTACCGTCACATGCACGGTTTCGGCAGCCACACCTTCAGCTTTATCAATGCCGCCAACGAACGTTTCTGGGTGAAATTCCACTTCCGCTGCGAGCAAGGCATTGAAAACCTGATGGATGAAGAAGCGGAAGCGATCATCGCCAAGGATCGCGAAAGCTCACAGCGCGATCTGTTCGACGCGATCAAACGCGGCGACTTCCCGCGCTGGAAGCTGCAAATTCAGATCATGCCGGAACACGAAGCCTCGCAGACGCCATATAACCCGTTCGATCTGACCAAGGTGTGGCCGCACGGCGACTATCCGCTGATCGACGTTGGCTATTTCGAGCTGAACCGCAACCCCGACAACTACTTCTCAGAGGTTGAGCAGGTAGCGATGAACCCCGCCAACGTGGTGCCGGGCATCAGTTTCTCGCCGGATAAAATGCTGCAGGGCCGTCTGTTCTCCTATGGCGATGCGCACCGTTATCGCCTGGGCGTCAACCACCACCAGATCCCGGTGAACGGCGCCAAATGCCCGTTCCACAACTACCATCGCGACGGCGCGATGCGCGTGGACGGCA
It includes:
- a CDS encoding FAD-dependent oxidoreductase — encoded protein: MMTTLSIGIIGAGPGGLCLAQGLRRFGIHATVFERDTTPQARDQGYRLRIDPTGQQALAACLPPAHYRLLCASSAQNSGESNLWDPQLAPLNARRPEHWLPSSPRQAQEPSGDLGIHRQTLREILLTGLQDRVRFGYTLCEFAQTPQGVELQFANGEQARVDVLIAADGVNSLVRRRCLPEAGPEDSGAVTLYGKTPLDAATRAQLAPELLRGVSVVFADGLSLVIEPMRFQAPMAQLAADYAPDCPLTPVDDYLYWACIGTAERLGGPARAEGSAALQARVRHISQGWAPALQTALALADPLSLSVRAVQVTQTMPVWHSERIAFLGDAVHAMSPAGGLGANTALADAASLAMHLAQAGSAAQALKDYGADLQTRGAAAIRLSRLASERLQQNRDAGDSAS
- a CDS encoding nicotinamide mononucleotide deamidase-related protein YfaY; the protein is MLRVEMLSTGDEVLHGQIIDTNAAWLADYLFQQGVPMSGRETVGDSLSALIEILQERSHIADVLIVNGGLGPTSDDLSALAAAKACGVELVERADWLARMEAYFAERGRPMAPSNRKQAQIPANAEMLDNPVGTACGFALQLNQCQMFFTPGVPSEFKVMVEQQIVPRLRQRFTLPAPPLCLRLTTFGTSESDLAAELDGMPLPPEVVLGYRSSSPIIELKLTGPESRRAEMEQAWRRVREVAGDNCIFEGTAGLPATLTQRLNQQGLKLALSEQFSAGLINLQLQSEGAPLAGGELLPAHCIETLETTLARARSLAELTGAPLALAVSAMRDEQVSIALHTPRGGIGQTVRYRALRHGLRLRQESVAMLALDMLRRWLNGGQACGKNAWLEVVEIIE
- the tyrP gene encoding tyrosine transporter TyrP → MKNRTLGSVFIVAGTTIGAGMLAMPLAAAGVGFGVTLALLVGLWLLMCYTALLLVEVYQHEQADTGLGTLAKRYLGGGGQWLTSFSMMFLMYALTAAYISGAGELLATSISQWTSQDFPVSLGVLLFTLVAGGVVCIGTHSVDLFNRILFSAKVVFLVVMLGLMLPNIHQTNLMTLPLEQGLALSAIPVIFTSFGFHGSVPSIVNYMGGNIRKLRWVFIIGSAIPLIAYIFWQLATLGSISSDTFVGILAQQAGLNGLLQAVRDAVASPHVELAVHLFADLALATSFLGVALGLFDFLADLFKRQDNVRGRLQTGAITFLPPLAFALFYPRGFVLALGFAAIALSVLALLLPSLLVWKTRQKHQAQYRVWGGTPALALVFVCGVTVIAIQLGIASGMLPAVG
- a CDS encoding YfaZ family outer membrane protein, with the protein product MKKTWVACAAGLLFVTGAANAISVSGEAGQHYTNLGVGMSTGSSGLGLTGNWARSDHDGNVGSLGLNFGVPLGPLTATVGAKALYLSPKDGKSGGAVALGGGLEWEINRYFSLHGEGYFAPESFTSGVKAYNEASGGLRWKFRPLSVDVGYRYMQMEGKDGRRDNTLADGPYVGVGLSF
- the katA gene encoding catalase KatA; translation: MSKKGLTTAAGAPVVDNNNVITAGKRGPMLLQDVWFLEKLAHFDREVIPERRMHAKGSGAYGTFTVTHDITRYTRAKIFSEVGKQTDMFIRFSTVAGERGAADAERDIRGFAMKFYTEEGNWDLVGNDTPVFYLRDPLKFPDLNHVVKRDPHTNLRNPVYKWDFFSHLPESLHQLTIDFSDRGIPKSYRHMHGFGSHTFSFINAANERFWVKFHFRCEQGIENLMDEEAEAIIAKDRESSQRDLFDAIKRGDFPRWKLQIQIMPEHEASQTPYNPFDLTKVWPHGDYPLIDVGYFELNRNPDNYFSEVEQVAMNPANVVPGISFSPDKMLQGRLFSYGDAHRYRLGVNHHQIPVNGAKCPFHNYHRDGAMRVDGNSGNGATYEPNSFGLFQEQPDFSEPPLSIEGAADHWNHREDDDYYSQPRALFNLLSAEEHQRMFTRIAGELSQVPEHIQRRQVELFTKVHPDYGAGVAKALGLK